Proteins encoded by one window of Pecten maximus chromosome 15, xPecMax1.1, whole genome shotgun sequence:
- the LOC117343456 gene encoding protein LSM12 homolog — MKIEMAQDGEYFSIGSIVSCTTCYNQKLQGEVLAFDEGTKMLAIKTSAASGKHNRHDIRMVNLTYVSDVKIIQESDEPAPAMASLNLQKITTRLRENLEAKKQKVNYIGIGVSADGQKVFNSIVKTLNDSRWEGKNIVVMDEVSIRPPYNVEDCRGRDGQLLSHVKKIVRKHHVTEEGQKTESRKSMSPSSPSPVSS, encoded by the exons ATGAAGATCGAGATGGCACAGGACGGCGAATACTTCAGTATAGGAAGTATCGTAAGCTGTACGACATGTTATAACCAGAAATTACAAGGAGAAGTACTCGCTTTTGATGAAGGAACCAAAATGCTTGCAATCA AAACTTCAGCGGCAAGTGGGAAACACAACCGTCATGACATCCGAATGGTGAACCTGACATATGTGAGTGACGTCAAAATCATTCAGGAGTCCGATGAGCCTGCCCCAGCAATGGCCAGTCTTAACTTACAGAAG ATTACTACCAGATTGAGGGAAAATCTGGAGGCAAAAAAGCAGAAAGTAAATTACATTGGAATAGGAGTGAGTGCTGATGGACAGAAGGTGTTTAATTCCATTGTGAAAAC ACTAAATGATTCTAGATGGGAGGGCAAGAACATTGTTGTGATGGACGAGGTGTCAATACGCCCACCCTATAATGTGGAGGATTGCCGTGGCAGGGATGGACAACTGTTAAGTCATGTGAAAAAAATT gTTCGTAAACACCATGTAACAGAGGAGGGACAAAAAACAGAATCACGCAAGTCAATGTCCCCATCGTCACCTTCACCAGTGTCTTCTTGA